Sequence from the uncultured Methanobrevibacter sp. genome:
GATTGTAGAGCTGATTGACGAATATCCCAACCTTGAGGAGATAACCTGCTCACCAAGCGTTTACAAAAGAACCTCCAAAAGATATATTGAGGCACTCGACCAGCTGGATATCAATGTTCGGACTGAATACAGATGGGGCGCAAAGTCAAAAAGCAATGACATAGAGTTTTATATAGCCAAACTGTCCAAAGAAGGTTTAACTGCAAAACAGATTTCACAAAAGCTTGATATGCCTCTTAACCGTGTATATTATTTATTACGCAAAAGCAATACAGATTTCGACAATCGCAGACGCAAATATGACCACGACGAAATCAAGCAGTTGAAAAGCGACGGTTTGAGTGCCAGTGAAATATCTGAGAAATTGGATATTCCATTGAGAAGTGTCTATTATATTTTGAACAAGAAATAGCTATTTTTTAATAAGTATTATATTGTTGATAAAATAAAGTAATACTATGATGATTTTACCTCAACTTCCTTTATATGCAATTGCAATAATCTGTGGTCTTCTGTCCTTTGCGATTACCAGACTGACCATGCCGAGGATTATTCGCAAACTTGAAGCGGCAGACATTGTCGGAAAAGATATACACAAATCCTGGAAGCCTGTAGTGGCTGAAATGGGAGGATTTGGAATTTTATTCGGTTTTATAATTGGAATGTTTTCAGGAATATACATGCACGACATCCTGACATTCCAGCTTGTTATCGTATTGGTGGTAATACTTCTTGTAGGTATCATCGGTATTGTCGATGACCTTCTCGCACTGTCATCCAAGGAAAAATTCTTCCTTCTGTTTTTGGCAGGTTTGCCTTTAATCTGGGCTGCACCGCCAAATGTTGGTCTGTTATATCTCATCACAATTCCTATTGCACTCTCAATAGGTTCAAATCTGACAAACATGTTGGCTGGTTTGAATGGAATCGAATCAGGTTTGGGTATCATTTCAATGGCATCCCTTACAATTGCATGTATAATATTGGGCAAATATGACGTTACAATCATATCCATGAGTATGCTCGGTGCCCTAATTGCATTTCTATACTTCAACAGGTATCCGGCCAAGATTTTCCCAGGCGATACAGGTACATTGATCATCGGTGCTGCCGTGGTGTGTATTGCATTTATCGGAAGGGTGAAACTTATTGCATTCATTGTACTGATGCCGAATATCATTGATGCAGCATTAAAATTCTACTCAGCAGGTGTCATGAACCGTCAGCAGCAAAAGCCTACACAGCTGAATGATGAGGGAAAACTCGTAAGGCCTGAAACAGGTTTCAAATCAATGATCCGTCTGGTTTTAAGAAAACCTATTGCAGAAAAGGATGCAGTTAAAATCATATGGGCAATTGGAATATTGTTTGGAGTGTTAGGTATAATCGTTGCATTGACAATGCCTGGAATGCTTGAAAACAAGACTTTAGTGAACTTCCTTCAGATTAAGGAAATGTTCTATCATATAGGATTGATACAATGAGGCCATATGTTATATTGAATGCCGCAATGACACTGGACGGTAAAATCGCAACACAAACCGGAAGCTCCAACATTTCCGGTGAAAAGGACCTTGAAAGGGTTCATGAAATCAGGAAGGAATGTGATGCAATAATGGTCGGCATAGGAACCGTACTTGCAGATGACCCTAGGCTGACAGTTCACAAGATTGATGCAAGACCCGAAGACAATCCGGTTAGGGTAGTGGTTGACAGCAAAGGTAGAACCCCTATCGATGCAAGAATCACAAACTCCGATGCTAAAACAATAATTG
This genomic interval carries:
- a CDS encoding glycosyltransferase 4 family protein is translated as MMILPQLPLYAIAIICGLLSFAITRLTMPRIIRKLEAADIVGKDIHKSWKPVVAEMGGFGILFGFIIGMFSGIYMHDILTFQLVIVLVVILLVGIIGIVDDLLALSSKEKFFLLFLAGLPLIWAAPPNVGLLYLITIPIALSIGSNLTNMLAGLNGIESGLGIISMASLTIACIILGKYDVTIISMSMLGALIAFLYFNRYPAKIFPGDTGTLIIGAAVVCIAFIGRVKLIAFIVLMPNIIDAALKFYSAGVMNRQQQKPTQLNDEGKLVRPETGFKSMIRLVLRKPIAEKDAVKIIWAIGILFGVLGIIVALTMPGMLENKTLVNFLQIKEMFYHIGLIQ